In Bacteroidota bacterium, the following are encoded in one genomic region:
- a CDS encoding OmpA family protein, with product MKSINYCIYITIFLLSGLQIFAQENILYYDDFKDYSYFPTGELDGCTVQVKDGKYIISMSDNNTSSFCLMAPFELDAAKDFSIEASIRQTSGSSRHFFGLLWGAEDPENNYCFVINSEGQFIIARYQKSRLSTIGESDSIEAIHGMQMPNQLKIDKKADTIGFYINDSLVFSTSFQSFLGSGIGFQTEYNVSVEVDYIRICQDIGINVIPDLTLGLIKENLGPMVNSEYYEVAPLISPDGEMLYLVVEGDPGNTGDAGDQDIWFSQLQDGKWTKRKNIGFPLNNEAANAIISVSPDNNTLLLMNQYESDGTLKSDGFSISQKTTSGWSVPVDVMIENYYNNSRYVDAFLTADQKTLIISAERDDSYGDRDLYVSFLQDSSQWSEPVNLGPQLNTRAAEGGPFLAADGVTLYFSTKGHPGYGEEDVFLSRRLDDTWKNWSVPENLGPEINTAGGDGYFTIPASGEYAYLVSGSNTLGGSDIFRIKLPTAAKPEPVVLVYGRVLNKKTSEPVQASITINDFTDNKQVGIASSDPSDGSYKIVLPAGKTYSFLAEKEGYYSVSENIEITELEEYIEIERNLYIAPVEVGQTIRLNNILFDFDKATLRPESFPELNRVVKMMNDNVTMKIEIAGHTDNIGSDEYNRVLSEDRAIAVRNYLTENNLAPSRIISKGYGESKPMATNDTEEGRQLNRRVEFTILEK from the coding sequence ATGAAAAGTATCAATTATTGTATTTACATTACAATTTTCCTGCTTTCTGGGTTACAAATTTTTGCCCAGGAAAATATTCTGTACTATGATGATTTTAAGGATTATTCCTATTTTCCTACGGGTGAACTGGATGGATGTACTGTGCAGGTGAAGGATGGCAAATATATCATCAGTATGAGTGATAATAATACATCTTCCTTTTGTTTGATGGCTCCTTTTGAACTTGATGCAGCGAAAGATTTCAGCATCGAGGCCAGCATCCGGCAAACATCCGGTTCATCACGGCATTTTTTCGGATTGTTATGGGGGGCGGAAGATCCTGAAAATAATTACTGTTTTGTCATAAACTCCGAAGGCCAATTCATTATTGCCAGATATCAGAAATCCCGGCTGTCAACAATAGGGGAGAGTGACTCCATTGAAGCTATTCACGGCATGCAGATGCCAAATCAACTAAAAATTGATAAAAAGGCCGATACCATTGGATTTTATATTAATGACAGCCTGGTTTTTTCAACTTCTTTTCAATCATTTCTTGGATCAGGAATTGGGTTTCAGACTGAATATAATGTGTCGGTTGAAGTCGATTACATCAGGATTTGCCAGGATATCGGGATCAACGTCATCCCCGACTTGACACTGGGGCTGATAAAGGAAAACCTCGGACCTATGGTTAACTCGGAATACTATGAAGTAGCACCGCTCATTTCACCGGATGGAGAAATGCTGTACCTCGTGGTCGAAGGCGATCCCGGTAATACAGGCGATGCCGGGGATCAGGATATCTGGTTTTCGCAGTTGCAGGATGGAAAATGGACAAAACGGAAAAATATCGGATTCCCGTTAAATAATGAGGCTGCCAATGCCATCATCTCGGTCAGCCCGGATAATAACACGCTGTTGCTCATGAACCAATACGAAAGTGATGGTACACTGAAAAGTGACGGGTTCTCGATATCCCAAAAAACAACCAGTGGCTGGTCAGTACCTGTTGATGTGATGATCGAAAACTATTATAACAACTCGCGGTATGTGGATGCTTTTTTAACTGCCGATCAAAAAACCCTGATCATATCGGCAGAGCGCGATGATTCGTACGGCGACCGCGATCTGTACGTCAGCTTTTTGCAGGATTCCAGCCAATGGTCTGAACCTGTGAATCTCGGTCCGCAACTGAATACACGCGCTGCTGAGGGCGGTCCCTTTCTGGCTGCCGATGGAGTGACATTATATTTTTCCACAAAAGGACACCCGGGGTATGGTGAAGAGGATGTGTTTTTAAGCCGGCGGCTCGATGATACATGGAAAAACTGGTCGGTGCCGGAGAACCTCGGACCAGAAATAAATACTGCCGGAGGTGATGGCTATTTCACTATCCCGGCATCAGGTGAATATGCTTACCTCGTATCCGGTTCCAACACCCTTGGTGGAAGTGATATCTTCAGGATCAAATTACCTACTGCCGCCAAACCCGAGCCGGTGGTGTTGGTTTATGGGAGAGTGCTTAATAAAAAAACCAGTGAACCTGTTCAGGCCAGTATCACCATCAACGACTTTACCGATAATAAGCAGGTTGGCATCGCCAGCTCTGATCCTTCCGACGGAAGCTATAAAATCGTGCTGCCCGCCGGTAAAACGTATAGTTTTCTGGCTGAAAAGGAGGGCTACTATTCGGTCAGCGAAAATATTGAGATCACTGAGCTTGAGGAATATATCGAGATAGAGCGTAATCTGTACATTGCACCTGTCGAAGTAGGCCAGACTATCAGACTGAACAATATCCTGTTCGACTTTGACAAGGCCACTTTACGACCCGAATCTTTTCCTGAGCTGAACAGGGTGGTGAAGATGATGAATGATAATGTGACGATGAAAATTGAAATTGCAGGCCATACCGACAATATAGGCAGTGATGAATATAATAGGGTGCTGTCGGAGGACAGAGCCATTGCAGTTCGTAATTACCTGACAGAAAACAATCTCGCCCCCAGCCGCATCATTTCCAAAGGATATGGTGAATCAAAGCCGATGGCAACAAATGATACTGAAGAAGGCCGGCAATTGAACCGGAGAGTTGAGTTCACCATCCTGGAGAAGTGA
- a CDS encoding heavy metal translocating P-type ATPase: MLPVKSIYPVEGMTCANCAGSVERRLSAMKGVKKVNVNLAANQVQVEYIPDHTGPENMKKALDEIGYTLVIDETLTAGDIEQHEIIRLKRSRTATLLAIIFSLPVLIIAMVFPAIPYARWIMLILTIPVVVIGKNFYINAWKRALHLTAGMDTLVAIGTGAAFIFSLFNTIFPSALTGPNMESHVYFEASAVIISLVMLGKFFEERAKSRTSTSIKKLIGLQAKSARVIRNGIEMEIPVKDVIKGDIVIIRPGEKIPVDGVITDGTSFIDESMITGEPVPVEKKAGDSVVGATINTTGTFCFIAEKVGEETMLAQIIRLVREAQGSKAPIQRLADKVAGIFVPVVIVIASVSFACWLIWGPHPSLSYAFITLVNVLIISCPCAMGLATPTAIMVGLGKAAESGILIKDAQSLELSNKLDVIVLDKTGTLTIGKPEVTGLFWDNDLDQKDKLAEVIFSAESLSEHPLAIAIVNYLASKNLKTLKFQRFESLPGRGISIVHNKKNYLIGNRMFMDENHIQLPATLDLKENELKDKINSLIYFADSEKVLCIIAVADHLKSNSKSAIAELQNMGMQVHLLSGDNQQTTAEIAGQVGIEHFKGDVLPSEKLDYIKTLQAKGHKVAMVGDGINDSPALVQADVSIAMGTGTDIAMESASITLIKGDLRKIIQAIRLSNFTVRTIKQNLFWAFFYNIIGIPVAAGILFPVSGFLLNPMIAGLAMAFSSVSVVTNSLRLRRKNL, translated from the coding sequence TTGATGAGACTCTCACTGCCGGAGATATTGAACAGCATGAGATTATCAGGTTGAAACGGTCACGGACGGCAACCTTACTGGCAATTATCTTTAGCTTGCCGGTATTGATCATAGCCATGGTTTTTCCTGCCATTCCCTATGCCCGTTGGATAATGTTGATCCTCACAATTCCTGTGGTTGTAATAGGGAAGAATTTTTATATCAACGCCTGGAAAAGAGCCCTGCATCTTACAGCAGGTATGGACACCCTGGTTGCCATCGGCACCGGGGCAGCCTTCATTTTTAGCCTGTTCAACACCATATTTCCTTCTGCGCTTACGGGGCCAAATATGGAATCGCATGTGTATTTCGAAGCCTCTGCCGTTATCATTTCACTTGTCATGCTCGGCAAATTTTTTGAGGAACGGGCTAAATCAAGGACTTCCACCTCCATAAAGAAGCTGATAGGGTTACAGGCGAAGAGCGCCCGGGTTATAAGGAATGGGATCGAGATGGAAATCCCTGTAAAGGATGTCATTAAAGGCGATATCGTCATCATCAGGCCGGGTGAAAAGATACCTGTTGACGGCGTCATTACCGACGGAACATCATTTATTGATGAAAGCATGATTACCGGCGAGCCGGTGCCTGTTGAGAAAAAAGCCGGCGATAGTGTCGTCGGGGCGACCATTAACACGACAGGCACGTTTTGTTTTATTGCCGAGAAAGTGGGAGAGGAGACCATGCTGGCACAGATCATCAGGCTTGTCAGGGAAGCCCAGGGCAGCAAAGCACCCATCCAGCGTCTTGCTGATAAAGTAGCAGGGATATTCGTACCTGTCGTTATTGTGATAGCGTCGGTAAGTTTTGCATGTTGGCTTATCTGGGGTCCTCACCCTTCATTAAGTTACGCATTCATCACGCTTGTGAATGTCCTGATCATTTCATGCCCATGTGCCATGGGGCTGGCGACTCCGACAGCCATAATGGTCGGACTCGGAAAAGCTGCCGAATCCGGCATATTGATAAAGGATGCACAAAGTCTTGAACTGAGCAATAAACTTGATGTCATTGTCCTCGATAAAACAGGAACATTGACCATCGGTAAACCGGAAGTCACCGGTCTTTTTTGGGACAACGACCTCGATCAAAAAGATAAGTTGGCAGAGGTTATTTTCAGTGCCGAATCCCTCTCGGAGCATCCTCTCGCAATTGCGATAGTGAATTATCTTGCCTCAAAGAACTTGAAAACATTAAAATTCCAGAGATTTGAAAGTCTGCCTGGTAGGGGAATCTCAATTGTTCATAACAAAAAAAATTACCTGATTGGCAACAGGATGTTCATGGATGAGAACCACATTCAATTACCTGCCACTCTTGATCTTAAAGAAAACGAGCTGAAAGATAAAATTAACAGCCTCATATACTTTGCTGATTCAGAGAAGGTTTTGTGCATTATAGCTGTGGCTGACCATCTTAAAAGTAATTCTAAATCAGCTATAGCAGAATTACAGAATATGGGCATGCAGGTTCACCTGTTATCAGGTGATAATCAGCAAACGACCGCTGAAATAGCTGGTCAGGTTGGGATTGAGCATTTCAAAGGTGATGTCCTTCCTTCCGAAAAGCTGGATTATATTAAGACTTTACAGGCAAAAGGACATAAGGTAGCCATGGTAGGGGATGGCATTAACGATTCACCCGCTCTTGTTCAGGCTGATGTCAGCATTGCTATGGGAACAGGTACGGATATCGCCATGGAGAGCGCTTCCATTACACTTATCAAAGGTGACTTGCGGAAGATCATTCAGGCAATAAGGTTATCCAATTTTACAGTCAGGACAATAAAACAAAACTTATTTTGGGCATTCTTTTATAACATCATTGGAATTCCTGTGGCTGCAGGTATTCTTTTTCCTGTCTCGGGATTCCTTTTAAATCCCATGATAGCAGGCCTTGCTATGGCATTTAGCTCGGTTTCTGTTGTGACAAATAGTCTTCGTTTGCGTCGGAAAAATCTGTGA
- a CDS encoding amidase, whose amino-acid sequence MKRITGTLAFSALLIAISIISLTTWSCRQKPAEKPVMVFMTDSVKLTGEMFDLVFSQVELDSMRSGLNDQLSYYKEIHAVKLDNSIPPALLFNPLPAGFVLPKDQLPLDWQQKREVRLPDDKADLAFYSVADLSVLIKTRQITSVKLTKFFLDRLKKYGDTLKCVITLTEDLALKQAKKADDEIAAGMYRGPLHGIPFGLKDLVAVKGFKTTWGSVPYRDQVIDRTATVAKKLEAAGAVLVAKLTLGELAMDDVWFGGMTKNPWDLKQGSSGSSAGSASSVAAGLLPFAIGSETWGSIVSPSTRCGTTGLRPTFGRVSRAGCMALSWSMDKIGPIARSAEDCAMVFEAIRGSDGIDKTVIDAPFNYDPNLQIKNIRIGYFKNLFDKDEDHPQNDKRTLNEFKKLGASLVPLQFPDSLPVESLQIILSAEAAAAFDELTRSNRDSLMVRQYQEAWPNIFRYARFIPAVEYIQANRIRTLAIEEFNKLFDDVDVIISPSFTGDQLLLTNLTGNPCVVLPNGFDKDHHPTSITFIGKLFDEASILEVAKIYQDATDFNKQHPKMFLK is encoded by the coding sequence ATGAAAAGAATAACAGGAACACTTGCTTTTTCTGCATTGCTTATTGCAATCAGCATCATCAGTCTCACAACATGGTCCTGCAGGCAAAAACCTGCTGAAAAGCCTGTCATGGTTTTCATGACCGATTCGGTGAAATTAACAGGAGAAATGTTTGACCTGGTTTTCAGCCAAGTCGAACTGGATTCTATGCGTAGTGGTTTAAATGATCAATTATCCTATTATAAGGAAATTCATGCTGTGAAACTGGATAATAGCATACCGCCGGCACTGTTGTTCAATCCCCTCCCTGCCGGATTTGTCCTCCCTAAAGATCAGTTACCCTTAGACTGGCAGCAGAAAAGGGAGGTCAGGTTACCTGATGACAAAGCTGACCTGGCATTTTATTCCGTTGCCGATCTTTCTGTTTTAATAAAGACTAGACAGATAACTTCGGTTAAACTGACGAAATTCTTTCTGGATAGGCTGAAAAAATATGGTGATACGCTGAAATGTGTCATTACCCTGACAGAGGATCTTGCTCTTAAGCAGGCGAAAAAGGCAGATGACGAGATCGCAGCAGGGATGTACCGTGGGCCGTTGCATGGTATACCTTTCGGCTTGAAAGATCTTGTTGCTGTGAAAGGGTTTAAAACTACGTGGGGTTCTGTGCCTTATAGGGATCAGGTAATAGACAGGACTGCGACTGTCGCTAAAAAGCTGGAAGCTGCTGGTGCTGTGCTCGTTGCTAAGCTAACACTTGGCGAGCTGGCTATGGATGATGTGTGGTTTGGCGGTATGACAAAGAATCCCTGGGATTTGAAACAGGGTTCCAGCGGATCTTCGGCAGGATCGGCATCTTCCGTCGCTGCCGGGCTGCTTCCTTTCGCCATTGGAAGCGAGACCTGGGGCTCTATTGTTTCACCATCAACGCGATGCGGGACGACAGGACTGCGACCTACATTTGGTCGTGTCAGCCGCGCCGGATGTATGGCCCTGAGCTGGAGCATGGACAAAATCGGCCCTATAGCCAGAAGTGCCGAAGATTGCGCTATGGTGTTCGAGGCTATCCGCGGCTCTGATGGCATCGACAAAACGGTGATAGACGCTCCATTTAATTATGATCCCAACCTTCAGATTAAAAATATCAGGATAGGGTATTTTAAGAACCTGTTTGATAAGGATGAAGATCACCCTCAAAATGACAAAAGAACATTAAATGAATTTAAAAAGCTGGGAGCCAGCCTTGTGCCGTTGCAGTTTCCCGACAGCTTGCCCGTTGAATCCCTGCAGATCATCCTGTCGGCCGAAGCAGCAGCCGCATTTGATGAGCTGACACGGTCGAACCGGGATTCATTAATGGTCAGACAATATCAGGAGGCATGGCCCAATATCTTCAGATATGCACGCTTCATACCCGCGGTGGAATATATCCAGGCTAACAGGATTAGAACTCTAGCGATTGAAGAGTTCAACAAGTTGTTTGATGACGTTGACGTGATCATCTCACCAAGCTTCACAGGTGATCAGCTTTTGCTGACCAATCTTACCGGCAATCCCTGTGTTGTGCTGCCCAATGGATTTGATAAGGATCATCATCCGACAAGCATTACGTTTATCGGGAAGCTATTCGATGAAGCATCCATCCTTGAAGTGGCAAAAATTTACCAGGATGCTACTGATTTTAATAAGCAACATCCAAAGATGTTTTTGAAATAA
- a CDS encoding lipocalin family protein — protein MYFVSIEDKINLDVNEKSSPNNAMKRLGTYLISLTMLFSSCCTKKHLPLDTVPAVDLNRYAGKWYEIAKYPVRFEEGCRCVTAEYSLTSKGYVTVTNRCQKSGGKLSSINGKAFVVKGSNNAKLKVQFFWPFRANYWIIDLSPDYSYAVVSDPHRKYLWILCRTRTMESQVFNAILGNLTKKGFDIDKLEKTDQECH, from the coding sequence ATGTACTTTGTTTCCATCGAAGACAAAATCAATTTGGATGTGAATGAAAAATCATCACCAAATAATGCTATGAAACGACTTGGTACTTACTTAATATCACTGACTATGCTTTTCAGTTCATGTTGTACAAAAAAACACCTGCCACTTGACACTGTTCCGGCAGTTGACCTCAACAGATATGCCGGCAAATGGTACGAAATCGCCAAATATCCGGTCCGGTTTGAAGAAGGATGCCGTTGTGTGACAGCCGAATATTCATTAACCTCAAAGGGTTATGTCACTGTCACCAACAGATGTCAGAAATCCGGCGGCAAATTATCAAGTATAAACGGTAAAGCCTTTGTCGTGAAAGGTTCAAATAACGCAAAGCTGAAGGTCCAGTTTTTCTGGCCTTTCCGTGCCAACTACTGGATTATAGACCTGTCACCCGATTACTCTTACGCTGTTGTGTCCGATCCGCACAGGAAATACCTATGGATCCTCTGCAGAACCAGGACAATGGAATCACAGGTTTTTAATGCGATTTTGGGAAATCTGACTAAAAAAGGATTTGATATCGATAAACTTGAGAAAACGGATCAGGAGTGTCATTAA